One part of the Sporosarcina ureae genome encodes these proteins:
- a CDS encoding SPFH domain-containing protein yields MGFFNMFKNQFIEVIEWQAQDANTLVYQFPVHNNEIKMGAELTVRESQVAIFVNEGEIADVFGPGRHILYTQNMPVLTKLKSWKYGFDSPFKAEVYFINTKQFINQKWGTANPIMMRDPDFGMIRLRGYGIYSYRVAEPTVFLRELFGTNSSYDTNAVEGQLKKMIISGLSDLFAESQIPALDLSMHYDELSDKGKEKMMSRFAAFGFEITSLYIENLSLPKEVEEAMDKRTSMGVLGNMQQYQQYQAAEAMRDAAQNEGGMAGAGVGMGAGMGMGQVMANAMNQNQTQQPQAQAATKSCPHCQATINADAKFCGQCGKSVETDKVPCIKCETMIPKDAKFCSVCGTSQVAEKICPACSHANLPGAKFCAECGETLDVK; encoded by the coding sequence ATGGGATTTTTTAATATGTTCAAAAACCAATTCATCGAAGTAATCGAATGGCAAGCGCAAGACGCCAATACATTAGTCTATCAGTTCCCAGTTCATAATAATGAAATTAAAATGGGAGCAGAACTAACCGTCAGAGAATCACAAGTGGCAATTTTCGTCAATGAAGGCGAAATCGCAGACGTTTTCGGACCCGGCCGCCACATTCTCTACACGCAGAACATGCCCGTCCTCACCAAGTTAAAGTCGTGGAAATACGGCTTTGATTCGCCATTTAAAGCGGAAGTGTATTTCATTAATACAAAGCAGTTCATCAATCAAAAATGGGGAACGGCGAACCCGATCATGATGCGCGATCCTGATTTTGGCATGATTCGTCTTCGTGGGTACGGAATTTATTCGTATCGCGTGGCAGAGCCTACTGTTTTCCTACGTGAACTATTTGGAACGAATAGCTCTTATGATACGAATGCAGTCGAAGGACAGTTGAAGAAAATGATTATTTCAGGTTTGTCTGATCTATTCGCGGAGTCGCAAATACCAGCGCTCGACCTGTCGATGCATTACGACGAATTAAGTGATAAAGGTAAAGAGAAAATGATGTCTCGTTTCGCAGCATTTGGATTCGAAATCACGTCACTTTATATCGAAAATCTGTCATTGCCTAAAGAAGTCGAAGAAGCGATGGATAAACGCACGTCGATGGGTGTGCTTGGTAATATGCAACAATACCAGCAATATCAAGCTGCGGAAGCTATGCGTGACGCGGCACAAAATGAAGGCGGCATGGCAGGTGCAGGTGTCGGTATGGGCGCTGGAATGGGCATGGGTCAAGTGATGGCCAATGCGATGAATCAGAACCAAACACAGCAGCCCCAAGCACAAGCTGCAACGAAATCATGCCCGCATTGTCAAGCTACGATCAATGCAGATGCGAAGTTCTGCGGTCAGTGCGGAAAGTCTGTCGAAACCGATAAAGTACCGTGTATTAAGTGCGAGACTATGATTCCGAAAGATGCAAAGTTTTGTAGCGTTTGCGGTACATCTCAAGTCGCGGAGAAAATTTGTCCTGCCTGCTCACACGCCAATCTGCCAGGTGCGAAATTCTGCGCAGAATGCGGTGAGACGTTAGACGTAAAGTGA
- a CDS encoding MBL fold metallo-hydrolase, which translates to MITKIITPTPFAVGDVNCFLLKGDTLTLVDAATKTPEAREVLQMKLKEMGYTFHDIEQVFVTHHHPDHCGLVEQFDRAEILGHPYLNYWLSRDAEFLDRHDRFYEQSLLEEGVPDEYSKWLQRFRRSVDMMGDRPVDRIMNEGDDLPGHPGWKIQESLGHAQSHLSLFNEQQGILIGGDLLLEKVSSNPLIEPPLKKEQGRPKSLLQYNASLKRLLDLPVSLVYGGHGGEIMNAHELITERLAKQHDRAMKVLAMLDESKTVYDVTKLLFPAVYEKELGLTLSETIGQLDYLVANEFISETTDSVGVHHYVRI; encoded by the coding sequence ATGATTACGAAAATTATTACACCGACGCCATTTGCGGTTGGTGATGTGAACTGCTTTTTATTAAAAGGCGACACGCTGACGCTCGTGGACGCGGCTACGAAAACACCTGAAGCACGTGAAGTATTGCAGATGAAATTAAAGGAAATGGGCTATACGTTTCATGATATAGAGCAAGTATTCGTCACGCATCACCATCCCGATCACTGCGGTCTGGTAGAGCAGTTCGACCGCGCGGAAATTCTAGGTCACCCATACTTAAACTACTGGTTATCACGTGACGCAGAATTTCTCGATCGCCACGACCGCTTTTACGAACAGTCTTTACTAGAAGAAGGCGTGCCGGATGAGTATTCGAAATGGCTTCAACGTTTCCGCCGATCGGTCGACATGATGGGCGATCGTCCCGTTGACCGAATCATGAATGAAGGCGATGATTTGCCAGGGCATCCAGGTTGGAAAATCCAAGAGTCACTCGGCCACGCGCAAAGTCATTTATCGTTGTTCAATGAGCAGCAAGGTATTCTTATCGGTGGGGACTTATTGCTTGAGAAAGTGTCATCAAATCCATTAATTGAGCCTCCATTAAAAAAAGAGCAAGGACGTCCGAAGTCGTTGCTACAATATAATGCATCTCTGAAACGTTTGTTGGATTTGCCGGTATCACTCGTCTACGGTGGACATGGTGGCGAGATTATGAACGCCCATGAACTCATTACGGAACGCCTAGCGAAGCAACATGACCGTGCAATGAAAGTGCTCGCGATGCTAGACGAATCGAAGACAGTCTATGACGTAACCAAGTTATTATTCCCGGCCGTTTATGAGAAAGAACTCGGATTGACACTGTCTGAAACGATCGGACAATTGGATTATTTAGTAGCCAATGAATTCATTTCGGAAACAACCGACTCTGTAGGGGTTCATCACTATGTCCGCATCTAA
- a CDS encoding SDR family NAD(P)-dependent oxidoreductase, whose product MSASKTVLITGATSGIGFELAKRLSVLKNYRVIATGRNAKALEELRTLGVEGYCADLRDTKQLDWLLSSIETPDLVVFSAGVGKFHLAYETTDEDTQAMLETNVRVPMQLTARVVPAMIKRKHGHLLYIGSQAGKVATPKTSVYAATKHALIGYTNAVRMEVAPYNIDVSVIHPGPIDTPFIELADVTGGYKQAMGSQLLSVDTVVSAVMDTIERPTREINLPKITGLTSRLYALAPSLVETIGKPFFYKK is encoded by the coding sequence ATGTCCGCATCTAAAACGGTACTGATCACGGGTGCAACGAGTGGTATTGGGTTCGAACTTGCCAAGCGTTTGTCGGTGTTGAAGAACTACCGCGTCATCGCGACGGGACGTAATGCGAAAGCGTTAGAAGAACTGCGTACGCTTGGCGTAGAAGGATACTGTGCCGATCTGCGCGATACGAAGCAACTCGACTGGTTATTATCTTCTATCGAAACCCCTGACCTTGTCGTTTTCTCAGCTGGAGTAGGGAAGTTCCACTTGGCATACGAGACAACGGATGAAGACACGCAGGCAATGCTAGAGACAAATGTCCGTGTACCGATGCAACTGACTGCTCGCGTAGTACCTGCAATGATCAAGCGTAAGCACGGGCACTTACTTTATATAGGCTCACAGGCAGGGAAAGTAGCCACGCCGAAAACATCAGTCTACGCCGCAACGAAGCATGCACTGATCGGCTACACGAACGCCGTACGCATGGAAGTCGCACCGTATAACATCGACGTATCCGTCATCCATCCAGGACCAATCGACACGCCATTCATCGAACTCGCGGACGTCACCGGCGGCTACAAACAAGCAATGGGCAGCCAGCTACTCTCAGTCGATACAGTGGTCTCTGCCGTCATGGACACAATCGAGCGACCTACACGTGAAATAAACTTACCGAAAATCACTGGCTTAACGAGCAGACTTTACGCACTCGCACCGAGTCTAGTAGAAACTATCGGAAAACCATTCTTCTATAAGAAGTAA
- a CDS encoding YbfB/YjiJ family MFS transporter: MLAKEHEQNIWKYAFASVAVTVSSLGFGRMSYGIIMPFMKENLEMSYKQAGLLATTVSIGYLMMVIFVGLLVTKFGAKKLVIFGTGLVSFGLFMLSFITGYGWTLSAMLLLGIGTAFTYTPLITILVGWFPRKRGMLIGFLVSGMGLGTLISSALIPFFTTWFGDMGWRYLWFFYGAVSIISIIIAMIILRDPPIPLLPKETQKRSFWTKVYFNKRVLRVAFIYGLVGFAYLVPQSFLFSYILEVGLTKFQAGQIMAISGIMAIFSGPLWGGVSDRIGRKSALLTTLGIGAVSLIIPVMFPVYIGLIVSQFLWGATIVGMLSLCQALSTEQVHPTYAPVALGYVTFFFAGGQLLGPGIGGWIIDRFQQIPLALIMCSALLGIAFLLSIRMKAHAVDLDVTELEAKPVLDNFSIKETSAKEV; this comes from the coding sequence ATGTTAGCCAAGGAGCACGAACAAAATATTTGGAAATATGCATTTGCGAGTGTCGCCGTCACCGTCAGTTCTCTCGGATTTGGACGGATGTCGTACGGAATTATTATGCCCTTCATGAAAGAAAATTTGGAGATGTCCTATAAACAAGCCGGACTACTCGCCACGACCGTGTCGATCGGCTATTTGATGATGGTGATCTTTGTCGGATTGCTCGTTACGAAATTCGGTGCCAAAAAGCTTGTCATCTTCGGAACTGGACTCGTTTCATTCGGATTATTCATGCTGTCATTTATCACAGGGTATGGCTGGACGCTTTCTGCGATGTTATTACTCGGAATTGGAACCGCTTTCACCTACACGCCGCTTATTACTATATTAGTCGGTTGGTTTCCGAGAAAGCGCGGCATGCTGATTGGATTCCTTGTCAGCGGCATGGGGCTCGGAACATTAATTTCAAGTGCTTTAATTCCATTCTTCACGACATGGTTCGGGGATATGGGCTGGCGCTATTTATGGTTCTTCTATGGCGCTGTGTCAATCATCTCCATTATAATCGCGATGATTATCTTGCGTGACCCACCGATCCCATTATTGCCGAAGGAGACGCAGAAACGTTCATTTTGGACGAAAGTATACTTCAATAAACGCGTACTTCGCGTCGCTTTCATTTACGGCCTTGTGGGCTTTGCCTATTTGGTGCCGCAAAGCTTCTTGTTCAGTTATATTCTCGAAGTAGGGCTGACGAAGTTTCAGGCGGGGCAGATCATGGCAATCAGTGGAATTATGGCGATCTTCAGTGGGCCTTTATGGGGCGGGGTTTCGGACCGGATTGGTCGTAAATCGGCTTTGCTTACAACTCTTGGTATTGGAGCAGTTTCTCTAATCATTCCGGTGATGTTCCCGGTCTATATCGGACTCATCGTTAGCCAATTCCTATGGGGAGCAACGATTGTCGGGATGCTGTCGCTCTGTCAAGCGCTGTCTACGGAGCAAGTCCATCCGACATACGCACCTGTCGCACTTGGTTATGTGACGTTTTTCTTCGCAGGAGGGCAGTTGCTCGGTCCAGGTATCGGTGGCTGGATTATTGATCGTTTTCAGCAAATACCGCTTGCACTTATTATGTGTAGTGCATTGCTTGGCATAGCGTTCTTGCTGTCGATTCGAATGAAAGCCCATGCGGTCGATTTGGATGTGACGGAGTTAGAAGCGAAACCTGTGCTGGACAACTTTTCTATAAAAGAGACATCTGCCAAGGAAGTGTGA
- a CDS encoding MerR family transcriptional regulator, which yields MKWMVKEVAELVGISVRTLHHYDKIGLLTPDEMTESGYRLYSAENLDTLQQILFFKELDFPLKEIKEMISSPSFDRQEALKLQRHMLLQRRERIDRLIATIDKTTKFEKGEKQMSNKEKFDGFDFSHNSYKEEARRKWGDEIVDQSTAAIENKSTSEQHEMGEKMTAIYKKLAMLKDTSPESVEAQVGINEWYDFLNKHTGHHYSLDAFKGLGQLYVDDERFTQNIDQFGNGLATFMRDAMKIYAEKNK from the coding sequence ATGAAATGGATGGTAAAGGAAGTTGCTGAATTAGTAGGGATAAGTGTACGCACACTGCATCATTATGACAAAATCGGTCTCCTAACGCCGGATGAGATGACGGAATCTGGATATCGTCTGTACTCAGCTGAAAATCTGGATACATTGCAACAAATACTGTTCTTCAAAGAACTCGACTTCCCACTTAAAGAAATAAAAGAAATGATTAGTAGTCCATCATTTGATCGTCAAGAAGCGCTGAAGCTCCAACGCCATATGTTACTGCAAAGACGCGAGCGGATCGACAGACTGATTGCCACAATTGACAAGACTACTAAATTTGAGAAAGGAGAGAAACAGATGTCTAATAAAGAAAAATTTGATGGCTTTGATTTCAGTCATAATTCGTATAAAGAGGAAGCGCGTCGCAAATGGGGCGATGAAATAGTGGATCAATCGACTGCTGCCATTGAAAACAAATCTACTTCAGAACAACATGAGATGGGCGAGAAGATGACAGCGATCTATAAAAAATTGGCCATGCTGAAAGATACGTCACCTGAATCTGTAGAGGCACAAGTAGGTATCAATGAATGGTATGACTTCTTGAACAAGCACACTGGCCACCATTACTCGTTAGATGCATTTAAAGGACTCGGGCAACTGTATGTGGATGATGAACGCTTCACGCAGAACATTGACCAATTTGGAAACGGCTTGGCAACATTCATGCGCGATGCTATGAAGATCTATGCCGAGAAGAACAAATAA
- a CDS encoding sulfite exporter TauE/SafE family protein codes for MWSLLLFSLLAGVVASAIIVPFLSVNNKNEKLSFNRWVAFGTLAVIATIGVFVFYYITNLDRNWTSLWALLLIVAILGAVVSQGLERKVKLVVSFAALLVGVYILSAPLFNANKKYETVAMAQKVEITAFDETKTPASVPPKFARNKMKKAFGQVPDTSYYELGHLQIQKVQDEFVYIAPVEFSGFFKWFNGKTTPGYFTMSATDSSDNPKFIKTEMAYTTSSYLHKKVYRKMRMDMPDLIFYGDVQLEIDDEGKPHYIRTYGEFITARNGFNAKGIVMLNPETGATKKYALKDVPEFINGAISPEAVSLQNSYFGNYIHGFWNSVVGKKDVKLPSDEGTEANVSPIFDADGHMYYFTDFTSPKEGVDSMLGYALTDGRTGKATYYTGNLEESYMDSQGALQIIEKKFIEKKWSGEMPVLYNFYGEASWLTPVLDSNGFLQNYFIVSAANPEISVFANSPNEALKLYKTALQRGGSTVDGSSNAEEAKANVAVARVFKERVGDFTLVSFLTEDGRNFLVSSEVAPLSIYVEVGDQLIVTYLETGELFLPVKALMNKNVK; via the coding sequence ATGTGGAGTTTACTATTATTTTCGTTACTCGCAGGGGTCGTGGCAAGTGCTATTATCGTTCCATTCCTTTCGGTAAATAATAAAAATGAGAAGTTGTCATTTAACCGATGGGTTGCTTTCGGCACACTTGCGGTGATTGCTACGATTGGTGTATTCGTATTTTATTATATAACGAATTTGGATCGTAACTGGACATCGCTTTGGGCATTGCTTCTTATAGTGGCTATTTTAGGAGCCGTTGTTTCTCAAGGTTTAGAACGCAAAGTCAAACTGGTCGTGTCATTTGCTGCGCTTCTAGTCGGTGTGTATATCTTAAGTGCGCCATTGTTTAATGCGAATAAAAAGTATGAAACGGTTGCGATGGCGCAAAAAGTAGAGATCACAGCGTTTGATGAAACGAAAACGCCTGCGAGTGTACCGCCGAAGTTTGCACGCAATAAAATGAAAAAAGCGTTCGGTCAAGTCCCAGATACGAGCTATTATGAACTGGGTCATTTGCAAATTCAAAAAGTACAAGATGAATTCGTCTACATTGCGCCTGTAGAGTTTTCAGGTTTCTTTAAGTGGTTCAACGGGAAAACTACACCAGGTTATTTCACGATGAGTGCGACGGATTCATCGGATAATCCTAAATTTATCAAAACGGAAATGGCGTATACAACTTCTTCCTATTTGCATAAAAAAGTGTATCGTAAAATGCGTATGGATATGCCGGATTTGATTTTTTACGGAGATGTTCAATTGGAAATTGATGATGAAGGCAAGCCGCATTATATTCGCACATACGGGGAATTCATAACGGCACGTAATGGATTTAACGCGAAGGGAATTGTCATGTTGAATCCGGAAACGGGTGCTACGAAGAAATATGCATTGAAAGATGTTCCGGAATTTATTAACGGAGCGATTTCGCCTGAAGCGGTAAGTCTTCAAAATAGTTATTTCGGAAACTATATTCATGGTTTTTGGAACTCTGTAGTCGGGAAGAAAGACGTGAAACTTCCTTCAGACGAAGGAACAGAAGCAAATGTTAGCCCGATCTTTGATGCGGATGGACATATGTATTACTTTACGGATTTCACTAGCCCGAAAGAAGGCGTAGATTCGATGCTTGGCTATGCATTAACCGATGGCCGAACAGGGAAAGCAACGTATTACACGGGGAACTTGGAAGAGTCCTACATGGATTCACAAGGTGCGCTCCAGATTATTGAGAAGAAGTTTATTGAGAAAAAATGGAGCGGGGAAATGCCCGTCTTGTATAATTTCTACGGGGAAGCTAGTTGGTTGACGCCGGTATTAGATTCGAACGGATTCTTGCAAAATTATTTCATTGTTTCCGCTGCGAATCCTGAGATCTCTGTATTTGCGAATTCACCAAATGAAGCGTTGAAATTATATAAAACAGCGCTCCAACGAGGTGGTAGTACAGTAGATGGAAGTTCAAATGCAGAAGAAGCGAAAGCGAATGTCGCGGTTGCACGGGTGTTTAAAGAACGTGTAGGCGATTTCACGCTTGTCTCATTCCTAACAGAAGACGGCCGAAACTTCCTTGTTTCATCGGAAGTGGCACCACTTTCAATTTATGTAGAAGTAGGCGATCAACTGATTGTGACGTATTTGGAAACAGGTGAGTTATTCCTTCCTGTAAAAGCATTAATGAATAAGAACGTGAAATGA
- a CDS encoding gluconate 2-dehydrogenase subunit 3 family protein, which produces MADNNNPKTESHDPGRRNFLKNTGLVVGGVAGGSLLGGLFTNQMKSDDGKKGENEKTAANVDPSHARVFFGRFEDFIVLATATELIFPEDDSGPGAIGLDVPYFIDKQLAGTWGINGDDYRQAPFTNLEGLKKIEKADEKVNHSRANRGKIFLEGLRLMNNESTKRFDTSFDQATEEQQHEIMSDLEAGKLDMKSIPSDAFFALLKQATLEGAFSDPLYGGNKNMDGWRMKEFAGARPSYADVIESEDFVVLDPISLTDYQRKK; this is translated from the coding sequence ATGGCTGACAACAACAATCCAAAAACAGAAAGTCATGATCCAGGACGTAGAAATTTCTTGAAAAACACCGGTTTAGTAGTAGGTGGCGTGGCAGGTGGATCTTTGCTGGGCGGCTTATTTACCAATCAGATGAAATCTGATGACGGGAAAAAAGGGGAAAACGAAAAAACTGCTGCTAATGTGGATCCGTCCCACGCACGAGTTTTCTTCGGACGCTTTGAAGACTTTATCGTACTGGCAACGGCTACGGAACTTATTTTCCCTGAAGACGACAGTGGTCCAGGAGCTATCGGGTTGGATGTACCGTATTTTATCGATAAACAACTCGCAGGAACTTGGGGCATAAATGGTGACGACTACCGTCAAGCACCTTTTACCAATCTGGAAGGTTTGAAGAAAATTGAGAAGGCTGATGAAAAAGTCAATCATTCACGCGCGAATCGTGGGAAGATATTCCTTGAAGGATTGCGCTTGATGAATAATGAAAGCACAAAACGATTTGATACTTCATTTGATCAGGCGACAGAAGAGCAACAACATGAAATCATGAGCGATCTTGAAGCGGGTAAGCTCGATATGAAATCCATTCCATCGGATGCGTTTTTCGCACTACTTAAGCAAGCGACGTTGGAAGGTGCATTTTCGGATCCGTTATATGGTGGCAATAAAAACATGGACGGCTGGCGCATGAAAGAATTTGCCGGTGCGCGACCTTCTTATGCGGACGTCATTGAAAGTGAAGACTTCGTCGTACTGGATCCAATCAGTTTGACAGATTATCAACGAAAGAAATAA
- a CDS encoding GMC family oxidoreductase, whose product MAVELKKVDVVIVGSGWAGGITAAELTKKGYNVVALERGKEQSRDDFIGAKDELKYSIRYNMMQDLSKDTVTARGSMDEVAKPVRNNNYARFGNDTGGASVHWNGVSLRWLPYDFEIHSQTVERYGKEKIPENCTIQDWGVTYDDMEPYYDKFEKTAGVSGEENPVGPPRSDKYPNPPLKTTPSIELFKKASTNLGYHPYRLPAANMSEQYTNPDGETINACMYCAFCEEYGCDFGAKGDPIVTVLETARKTGNFEIRNESTVTEVIHDGTKAIGLKYIDNITGNEFIQLADIVVLAGFVFTNNKLLLKSKIGKPYNPETQEGVIGKNFTGHFSNISTYIGARGFFDNEKWNLSMGTGALGAKVDDFAGDNVDHTDLDFLHGYEIRYYHLGQRPIDNNHVPEGTPAWGKEYKEKNLFYHNRSLIIRAKTAFLPNRYTYLDLDPTYKDELGDPLIRATVHYEEQDIKRAQHGVETCKEIMTEMGADIIDLVDVPDDVKFDSKFYTNHFLGGAIMGEDPETSAVNSYSQMWDMENLFVLGGSSFPHNSNHDPTETIGAFAYRASEGMIQYLEGEGGLLVEAKQTSKA is encoded by the coding sequence ATGGCAGTAGAGTTAAAAAAAGTAGACGTCGTCATAGTCGGTTCTGGCTGGGCAGGTGGAATTACGGCGGCCGAGCTGACGAAAAAAGGTTACAACGTAGTAGCACTTGAAAGAGGTAAAGAACAGTCACGTGACGACTTTATCGGTGCGAAAGACGAATTGAAATATTCTATTCGCTACAATATGATGCAAGATTTATCAAAAGATACGGTAACTGCAAGAGGAAGTATGGACGAAGTGGCGAAACCAGTGCGAAATAACAACTATGCACGTTTCGGGAATGACACAGGCGGTGCAAGTGTTCACTGGAATGGCGTGAGCTTACGTTGGTTGCCTTATGACTTTGAGATCCATAGCCAAACAGTAGAACGATACGGCAAGGAAAAAATTCCAGAAAACTGTACGATACAGGACTGGGGAGTTACGTACGATGACATGGAACCGTACTATGATAAATTTGAAAAAACAGCTGGAGTTTCTGGTGAAGAAAACCCTGTTGGGCCACCACGTTCGGACAAGTATCCGAATCCGCCATTGAAAACCACTCCATCGATCGAGTTGTTTAAAAAAGCTTCAACAAACTTGGGGTATCACCCATATCGTTTGCCAGCAGCTAATATGTCTGAGCAATATACGAATCCCGATGGCGAGACAATCAATGCATGTATGTATTGTGCGTTCTGTGAAGAGTACGGATGTGACTTCGGTGCCAAAGGGGATCCAATTGTTACCGTCCTTGAAACAGCTAGAAAAACAGGCAATTTTGAGATCCGCAATGAATCGACAGTTACGGAAGTCATTCATGACGGAACGAAAGCGATTGGTTTGAAATATATCGATAATATTACAGGAAATGAATTTATCCAACTTGCGGATATCGTCGTACTCGCTGGCTTCGTCTTTACGAATAACAAGCTATTATTGAAGTCGAAAATAGGCAAGCCGTACAATCCTGAAACGCAAGAAGGCGTAATCGGTAAAAACTTTACAGGCCACTTCAGTAATATTAGTACGTATATCGGTGCACGTGGTTTCTTCGATAATGAAAAGTGGAATTTATCGATGGGTACAGGTGCGCTAGGTGCAAAAGTAGATGACTTTGCGGGAGATAACGTGGATCATACAGACCTTGATTTCCTTCACGGTTATGAAATCCGCTATTACCATTTAGGTCAGCGTCCTATCGATAATAACCATGTACCAGAAGGCACGCCTGCTTGGGGTAAAGAATACAAAGAGAAGAACTTGTTTTATCATAACCGCAGCTTGATCATTCGAGCGAAGACTGCGTTTCTGCCTAACCGGTACACGTACTTGGATTTAGATCCTACGTATAAAGATGAGCTAGGCGATCCGTTGATTCGTGCAACGGTGCACTATGAAGAGCAAGATATTAAACGCGCGCAGCATGGTGTAGAAACATGTAAAGAAATTATGACAGAAATGGGTGCGGATATTATTGACCTAGTCGATGTTCCGGATGATGTGAAGTTTGACAGTAAGTTCTACACAAATCACTTCCTCGGCGGTGCGATAATGGGTGAAGATCCTGAGACATCCGCTGTCAACTCGTACTCGCAAATGTGGGATATGGAAAACTTGTTCGTGCTAGGTGGATCTTCATTCCCACACAACAGTAACCATGACCCGACTGAAACAATCGGTGCGTTTGCTTACCGCGCTTCAGAAGGTATGATCCAGTATCTTGAAGGCGAAGGCGGCTTGTTAGTGGAAGCTAAACAAACGAGTAAAGCGTAA
- a CDS encoding pseudouridine synthase codes for MRLNQYISSSGFCSRRQAERYITAEKVLVNGKIASHAYLVEENDQVEVDGHLIAHTSEDVYIMLNKPSGITCTASPAIAGNIIDFISYPERIFPVGRLDKETEGLILLTNDGSIVNALMKEENQQEKEYVVTVDKKITGTFIEDLSNGVDIYNPRIKGYTTTNPCPVTQIDDYTFRMTLSQGLNRQIRRMCRRFQYTVTHLQRVRIKHIELGSLESGHWRYLTEEEIAGLK; via the coding sequence TTGAGATTGAATCAATATATTAGTTCTTCAGGATTTTGTTCGAGAAGACAGGCAGAGCGGTATATTACAGCTGAAAAAGTTTTAGTTAACGGCAAGATTGCTTCCCATGCGTATCTAGTTGAAGAGAACGATCAAGTTGAAGTCGATGGTCATCTAATCGCACATACTTCCGAAGACGTATATATCATGCTCAATAAACCAAGTGGCATTACGTGTACAGCGTCTCCTGCTATTGCTGGTAATATTATCGACTTCATTTCCTATCCTGAACGGATCTTTCCCGTTGGACGTCTAGATAAAGAAACGGAAGGTCTGATTTTATTAACGAATGACGGAAGTATTGTGAATGCGTTAATGAAAGAAGAAAATCAGCAAGAAAAAGAATATGTAGTAACTGTTGATAAAAAGATTACGGGCACCTTTATAGAAGACTTATCAAACGGTGTAGATATTTACAACCCAAGAATTAAAGGGTACACCACGACTAATCCTTGTCCGGTCACTCAGATCGATGACTATACGTTTCGTATGACGCTTTCCCAAGGATTGAATAGACAAATCCGTAGAATGTGCAGACGTTTTCAATATACGGTAACGCATTTACAGAGGGTACGAATCAAACATATTGAGCTTGGATCATTGGAGAGCGGTCATTGGCGCTATTTGACTGAAGAGGAGATCGCAGGGTTAAAGTAG
- a CDS encoding GNAT family N-acetyltransferase codes for MTIEFVKLTEPTAALIHTLNRWGNDMYLKPLNQPNPSKEALEQEYTLTIDDVIQKLEYQHTFLIYLEDQLIGEMSYTVDPDHLLKKEPGTAWISISIGERQGRGKGIGFTALDYLEQQIKGQGLKRMELGVFEFNEPALKLYKKLGYREIGRIENFTYYEGDMRADIRMEKCF; via the coding sequence ATGACGATAGAATTTGTGAAATTAACGGAACCTACAGCTGCGCTGATCCACACGCTGAATCGCTGGGGGAATGATATGTATTTGAAACCTTTGAATCAACCGAATCCAAGTAAAGAAGCATTAGAGCAAGAATATACTCTCACTATAGATGACGTTATTCAAAAGTTGGAATATCAACATACATTCCTTATCTATTTGGAGGATCAGCTAATCGGTGAAATGAGCTATACAGTGGACCCTGATCATTTACTTAAAAAAGAACCCGGGACGGCGTGGATTAGTATTTCCATTGGGGAACGTCAAGGACGAGGGAAGGGCATTGGTTTTACGGCGCTCGACTACTTGGAACAACAAATTAAAGGACAAGGTCTTAAGCGGATGGAATTGGGTGTATTTGAGTTTAACGAGCCCGCTTTGAAACTGTATAAGAAATTAGGGTATCGAGAAATCGGCCGGATAGAAAACTTCACATATTATGAAGGGGATATGCGTGCGGATATTCGTATGGAGAAATGTTTCTAA
- a CDS encoding cold-shock protein yields MEQGTVKWFNAEKGFGFIEREAGEDVFVHFSAIQGDGFKSLDEGQSVTFEIEQGQRGLQATNVQKA; encoded by the coding sequence ATGGAACAAGGTACAGTGAAATGGTTTAACGCAGAAAAAGGTTTTGGCTTCATCGAGCGCGAAGCAGGGGAAGACGTATTCGTACACTTCTCAGCTATCCAAGGCGACGGTTTCAAATCTTTAGACGAAGGTCAAAGTGTAACATTTGAAATCGAACAAGGACAACGTGGCCTACAAGCTACTAACGTTCAAAAAGCTTAA